Part of the Candidatus Parcubacteria bacterium genome, CTTTGACAGTAATGACAATCTAATTGATAAATTAGATTGTCATGAAGCATGGTTTGCTGGAGACAATCAATCCAAACAAACTATGGAAAGGAAAAATAGCAATTGGCAGACAAGCCAAGAGCCAGGTGGAACGCCAAGAAGAGAAAATAGCGATGGTAAGTCCGATGACGAAGAAGCTAATTACGAGGATGATAACGAGGCCAAACATCTTATGGATGTTCCGCCTCGAAATAATTATCCTTCTGGGATAGTTATTAATGAAGTACTCCCCTCGCCCGAAGGTCCGGATGCGGAAAATGAATGGATAGAGATTTTTAATAAAAATAATTTTGATGTAGATATTTCAAAATGGAAAATTTCTGACACTATTGGTAAAGTTAAAGAATATATTTTCCCAATAGGAACAAAAATTTCAGGAAAAGGGTTTTTGGTTTTAGAGCGTCCTGAAACAAAAATTACCCTAAACAATAATAGTGATGGATTAAAAATTTTTAATCCTAATAAAGAAATTGTTGACGAAGTAAGTTTTGAAAAAGCGATTTTGGGACAGTCATATAACAAATTTGAATTTAACTGGCAATGGTCAGAAAATTTAACACCAGGATCTATTAATGTCCTGTCATCTCTAAAAGAAAAATATACAGAGACCCGATCTCTGTTAAGTGAAAGAGCCACAGAGAGCGGATCTCTGTCAGACGACTCTATCGAAGCAAGCATCAGCCAAGGATTTAAAGGATTCTACGAGAACAGTTCTCGTAGAATGGCTATTGTAATCGCTTTAATAATTTCTTTTTATTCAGCTGTTATTATTTTAATTTTAAAAAAGAATTTGAAAAGTAATTAAAAATTTAGTAAGATGAAAACATGAGCGGACATTCGCATTTTAGTTCAATAAAGCATAAAAAAGCCATTACTGA contains:
- a CDS encoding lamin tail domain-containing protein codes for the protein MEKTLKFFLLIIIALIGFQTDFILAVENSVVINEIAWMGTKNSHNDEWIELYNNSYTNVNLDEWILKANDKSPEIKLSGFILSKGFYLLERTDDDSVNEVSADIIYKGALNNKGEILELFDSNDNLIDKLDCHEAWFAGDNQSKQTMERKNSNWQTSQEPGGTPRRENSDGKSDDEEANYEDDNEAKHLMDVPPRNNYPSGIVINEVLPSPEGPDAENEWIEIFNKNNFDVDISKWKISDTIGKVKEYIFPIGTKISGKGFLVLERPETKITLNNNSDGLKIFNPNKEIVDEVSFEKAILGQSYNKFEFNWQWSENLTPGSINVLSSLKEKYTETRSLLSERATESGSLSDDSIEASISQGFKGFYENSSRRMAIVIALIISFYSAVIILILKKNLKSN